From Triticum aestivum cultivar Chinese Spring chromosome 4A, IWGSC CS RefSeq v2.1, whole genome shotgun sequence, a single genomic window includes:
- the LOC123082600 gene encoding uncharacterized protein, with translation MEGRATAARKMSAGNLVQRRREVGSLLRRLNKPPVASIQSPDGDIMDCVHISEQPAFDHPLLKNHTIQMCPSYNPKGMQHHSNITPHLITQTWHQNGKCPKDTIPIRRTKEEHVLRASSVWRFGTKMRRSIPLVNPINDTNTPNILRGHQYAAASARYDKCYGSKGTFNMWKPAIARANDFSLTQLWITAGSYNGNNLNTIEVGWQVYPNLYGDSNTRLFIYWTRDAYQTTGCYNLLCSGFIQTRNQITIGGSISPTSTYGGTQYDIDILVWKDRAGGNWWLQVGGYNVGYWPSYIFSDLAHSASTIMWGGEIFSPDVGQTSTHMGSGHFPNEGFGKASHIKNIQVVNSSNCLNPPRDVGLITEQNNYYNVQSGNYGDWGTYIYYGGPGNNPNCP, from the exons AGCCCGGATGGAGATATCATGGATTGTGTGCATATCAGCGAACAACCTGCATTCGACCATCCTCTCCTCAAGAACCATACTATACAG ATGTGTCCTTCTTACAACCCAAAAGGCATGCAACATCATTCCAATATCACACCCCATCTaatcacccaaacatggcatcaaaatggaAAGTGTCCTAAGGACACCATACCAATACGAAGGACCAAGGAGGAGCATGTCTTGAGGGCCAGTTCAGTTTGGAGGTTTGGCACGAAGATGCGTAGGAGCATCCCACTTGTCAATCCAATCAATGACACTAACACACCCAATATATTAAGGGGCCACCAG TATGCCGCCGCATCTGCACGGTACGATAAGTGCTACGGAAGCAAAGGCACCTTCAATATGTGGAAACCAGCGATTGCCAGGGCCAATGACTTCAGTTTAACACAGCTTTGGATCACTGCGGGTTCCTACAATGGCAACAACCTCAATACCATTGAAGTAGGATGGCAG GTTTATCCAAATCTATATGGTGATAGCAATACCAGACTCTTCATCTACTGGACC CGTGATGCGTATCAAACTACAGGATGTTACAACCTATTATGCTCAGGGTTCATCCAAACAAGAAATCAAATCACAATTGGCGGCAGTATCTCCCCAACATCCACCTATGGTGGCACACAATATGACATCGATATTTTAGTTTGGAAG GACCGAGCAGGGGGTAATTGGTGGCTACAAGTTGGAGGATATAATGTTGGGTATTGGCCATCGTACATCTTCTCTGACTTGGCACATAGTGCCTCCACTATTATGTGGGGCGGCGAGATATTTTCACCTGATGTCGGCCAAACATCCACACATATGGGCAGTGGACACTTTCCAAATGAAGGGTTCGGTAAGGCGAGTCACATCAAGAACATCCAAGTGGTAAATTCATCCAACTGTCTCAATCCCCCACGTGATGTGGGCTTGATAACTGAGCAGAACAATTACTATAATGTGCAAAGTGGCAACTATGGTGACTGGGGAACTTACATCTACTATGGTGGGCCTGGGAATAACCCTAACTGCCCATGA